The following proteins are co-located in the Nomia melanderi isolate GNS246 chromosome 1, iyNomMela1, whole genome shotgun sequence genome:
- the sqd gene encoding RNA-binding protein squid isoform X4 yields MADQENKDFSEDIADQNFEQNGEAENGGGDAAENGQESQEDRSTGGNQDSLNDRKLFVGGLSWETTDKELRDHFGTYGDIESINVKTDPNTGRSRGFAFIVFAKAESLDKIMAAGEHVINNKKVDPKKAKARHGKIFVGGLSTELSDDDIKTFFSQFGTIVEVEMPFDKTKNQRKGFCFITFESEQVVNELLKTPKQTINGKEVDVKKATPKPDGMGGMRGGAGGRGGRGGRGGRGRGFGGQGGWGQGGYGGGYGGGYGQGGYGGSYDGYGGGYDYYGGGYGGYGDYGYSGYDGYGYGGGSYDGGYSGGRGGARGKGGSGYGGKQRGGGRQNQRHQPY; encoded by the exons atggccGATCAGGAGAACAAGGACTTCAGCGAAGATATCGCCGATCAAAACTTCGAGCAGAACGGCGAAGCAGAGAACGGCGGCGGGGACGCCGCAGAAAATGGCCAAGAGTCTCAAGAGGACAG ATCAACCGGTGGTAACCAGGATTCCTTGAATGATAG gaaattatTCGTTGGCGGATTAAGCTGGGAGACCACAGATA agGAATTACGCGATCACTTTGGGACATATGGAGACATTGAAAGTATCAATGTTAAAACGGACCCTAACACCGGCCGTTCACGAGGTTTTGCTTTCATTGTGTTCGCGAAAGCAGAATCACTCGATAAG ATCATGGCAGCTGGCGAACATGTAATCAACAATAAGAAAGTAGACCCTAAGAAGGCGAAGGCTAGGCATGGAAAAATCTTTGTCGGAGGTCTTTCAACGGAATTATCCGATGATGATATTAAGACTTTCTTTTCACAATTTGGAACC ATTGTCGAAGTAGAAATGCCATTCGATAAGACAAAGAACCAGAGGAAAGGGTTCTGCTTTATTACTTTCGAATCCGAACAAGTAgtaaatgaattattgaaaactcCCAAGCAAACGATAAATGGTAAAGAG GTCGATGTGAAGAAAGCCACACCTAAACCAGACGGCATGGGCGGTATGCGTGGCGGCGCTGGCGGACGAGGCGGACGTGGCGGAAGGGGTGGCAGAGGACGCGGTTTTGGCGGTCAAGGCGGTTGGGGTCAAGGTGGTTACGGAGGCGGATACGGTGGCGGTTACGGGCAAGGCGGTTACGGCGGTAGCTATGATGGCTACGGAGGAGGCTACGATTATTATGGCGGTGGGTACGGCGGCTATGGTGATTACGGCTACAGTGGATACG ACGGCTATGGCTATGGCGGTGGTAGTTACGATGGTGGCTACAGTGGTGGGCGCGGTGGTGCACGCGGTAAAG
- the LOC116432948 gene encoding uncharacterized protein LOC116432948, with amino-acid sequence IVKMPERKILRLSDVWRVCNKIRAAIFRVGFNLWDYYKPLDPDKNCLISESKFISVLAGPLKDKIGLSDKEICDIADYFRVQDGRILYTQFCTIIHENVPEFDKNKALITGLEWEDPEHVNRLSATEYRKLCLIITQIAIFVSKRRLVLRPYFQDYELIAKNAGTVTFAHFGRILKFLGIILACNEFSLLVKRFAKDAYTINYVAFLQAVDEVQSYLDNHGMLSLGGELLDQFPGRIITAELPKFPRPEIGKLIPSKVFGKQTVFHPVMEDPKSMMPLMEVVQRVQRHIFENRIRISEFYKRFDHLNVGKVTISQFKRGLDGLQISTLGRLYLAEPEINALVTLYKDPNDPDRVCWRTFADDIDQVFTIKELDKLPNLRIESPPIEIAELSRKGTTNWQCVTKNTRDLCEEALQKIRFRINERRILIKQFFKDYDRNNKGHVSRSQLRQVLTTATVLLSQEEEFALEQRYNDELGFNYVWFLKELESKPIEASLYDSVLQEKQRINSERPPPEADANETNSVLILAKIKAKVVRERVKVIEFMRQYDFHNEGVIKRSQFLQGLDQLRCNLTCIEIATVMKVFRSPLRPGYVDYVRFGHAVEEAVATGGLERAPLLVPVQHIPPEASPKTFLNFEERHMVTTAMNKLSMVQQPNLEEIFKDFDKENIGTVPKECLIKALSVRRMLQLISVREVDVVHKCFSIERGGRLEINYREFLQALHLMRENRKHIPF; translated from the exons attgtcAAAATGCCAGAACGAAAG ATTTTAAGGTTATCAGATGTCTGGCGTGTTTGCAATAAAATACGGGCTGCAATTTTCCGCGTGGGATTTAACCTGTGGGATTATTATAAACCTTTAGATCctgataaaaattgtttaatttcag AGTCAAAGTTTATTTCTGTGTTGGCTGGCCCACTGAAAGATAAAATTGGTTTATCCGATAAAGAAATCTGTGATATAGCTGATTATTTTCGTGTTCAAGATGGCAGAATACTTTACACACAGTTTTGTACAATTATTCATGAAAACG TACCAgaattcgataaaaataaagCTTTAATAACTGGATTAGAATGGGAAGATCCAGAGCACGTGAATCGGTTAAGTGCAACAGAATATCGAAAACTATGCCTTATTATTACTCAAATTGCAATTTTTGTAAGCAAAAGGAGGCTGGTCTTAAGACCCTACTTTCAAGATTATGAATTG ATTGCAAAGAATGCTGGTACAGTAACATTTGCACATTTTGGACGGATTTTGAAGTTCCTGGGGATTATCCTTGCAtgcaatgaattttctttacttGTAAAAAGATTTGCGAAAGATGCTTATACGATTAACTATGTAGCCTTCCTGCAAGCAGTTGACGAAGTTCAGTCTTATCTGGACAACCATGGAATGTTATCTCTTGGCGGA gaaTTACTAGATCAGTTTCCTGGCCGAATTATCACAGCGGAACTACCGAAATTTCCACGACCGGAAATCGGTAAGCTGATACCCAGCAAAGTGTTTGGGAAACAAACAGTGTTTCATCCGGTAATGGAGGATCCTAAAAGTATGATGCCCTTAATGGAAGTTGTTCAACGCGTCCAAAGACATATTTTTGAGAATAGGATTCGTATTTCTGAATTTTATAAG AGATTTGATCATTTGAACGTCGGAAAAGTGACCATCTCACAGTTTAAAAGAGGCTTAGATGGTCTTCAAATTTCTACTTTGGGACGTTTGTATCTCGCCGAACCGGAAATTAACGCCCTCGTGACGCTTTATAAAGATCCAAATGATCCAGACCGTGTGTGTTGGCGTACATTTGCAGACGATATAGATCaag tGTTTACCATTAAGGAGCTCGATAAATTGCCAAATTTGAGAATCGAATCACCGCCAATTGAAATAGCAGAGTTGAGTCGAAAAGGAACAACCAATTGGCAATGTGTGACAAAGAACACAAGAGACTTGTGCGAGGAAGCGTTACAGAAAATCCGATTCCGtataaatgaaagaagaattttgATAAAACAGTTTTTCAAAGATTATGATAG AAATAACAAAGGTCACGTATCACGATCCCAGTTACGTCAAGTTTTAACTACTGCGACCGTTTTGCTTTCTCAAGAAGAGGAATTTGCTTTGGAACAAAGGTACAACGATGAATTGGGTTTCAATTACGTTTGGTTTTTAAAGGAGCTGGAATCGAAACCAATTGAAGCATCTCTTTACGATTCTGTTTTACaagagaaacaaagaattaattcTGAGAGACCGCCTCCTGAAGCTGACGCAAATGAAACAAATAGTGTCCTAATTTTAGCTAAAATTAAAGCTAAAGTTGTACGAGAAAGagtaaaa GTCATCGAATTCATGCGTCAATACGATTTTCATAATGAAGGCGTTATAAAAAGGTCACAGTTTTTGCAAGGACTTGACCAGCTCCGGTGTAATTTAACTTGCATAGAAATAGCAACTGTAATGAAAGTGTTCCGATCTCCATTAAG aCCGGGATACGTGGATTATGTAAGATTCGGACATGCTGTTGAGGAAGCTGTTGCTACGGGAGGTCTAGAACGAGCACCCCTTTTAGTGCCCGTGCAACATATCCCCCCGGAAGCGTCTCCTAAAACATTCTTGAATTTCGAAGAGAGGCATATGGTTACGACAGCGATGAACAAGTTGTCCATGGTACAGCAGCCGAACTTGGAAGAGATATTCAAG gATTTCGACAAAGAAAATATCGGTACGGTTCCAAAGGAGTGTTTGATCAAAGCTCTTTCTGTCAGACGAATGTTACAATTAATAAGTGTCAGAGAAGTGGACGTTGTGCATAAATGTTTTTCCATTGAAAGAGGTGGTCGTTTGGAAATCAATTATCGGGAATTTTTACAAGCTCTGCATCTCATGCGAGAAAATAGGAAACATATTCCCTTTTAA
- the sqd gene encoding RNA-binding protein squid isoform X6 translates to MADQENKDFSEDIADQNFEQNGEAENGGGDAAENGQESQEDRKLFVGGLSWETTDKELRDHFGTYGDIESINVKTDPNTGRSRGFAFIVFAKAESLDKIMAAGEHVINNKKVDPKKAKARHGKIFVGGLSTELSDDDIKTFFSQFGTIVEVEMPFDKTKNQRKGFCFITFESEQVVNELLKTPKQTINGKEVDVKKATPKPDGMGGMRGGAGGRGGRGGRGGRGRGFGGQGGWGQGGYGGGYGGGYGQGGYGGSYDGYGGGYDYYGGGYGGYGDYGYSGYDGYGYGGGSYDGGYSGGRGGARGKGGSGYGGKQRGGGRQNQRHQPY, encoded by the exons atggccGATCAGGAGAACAAGGACTTCAGCGAAGATATCGCCGATCAAAACTTCGAGCAGAACGGCGAAGCAGAGAACGGCGGCGGGGACGCCGCAGAAAATGGCCAAGAGTCTCAAGAGGACAG gaaattatTCGTTGGCGGATTAAGCTGGGAGACCACAGATA agGAATTACGCGATCACTTTGGGACATATGGAGACATTGAAAGTATCAATGTTAAAACGGACCCTAACACCGGCCGTTCACGAGGTTTTGCTTTCATTGTGTTCGCGAAAGCAGAATCACTCGATAAG ATCATGGCAGCTGGCGAACATGTAATCAACAATAAGAAAGTAGACCCTAAGAAGGCGAAGGCTAGGCATGGAAAAATCTTTGTCGGAGGTCTTTCAACGGAATTATCCGATGATGATATTAAGACTTTCTTTTCACAATTTGGAACC ATTGTCGAAGTAGAAATGCCATTCGATAAGACAAAGAACCAGAGGAAAGGGTTCTGCTTTATTACTTTCGAATCCGAACAAGTAgtaaatgaattattgaaaactcCCAAGCAAACGATAAATGGTAAAGAG GTCGATGTGAAGAAAGCCACACCTAAACCAGACGGCATGGGCGGTATGCGTGGCGGCGCTGGCGGACGAGGCGGACGTGGCGGAAGGGGTGGCAGAGGACGCGGTTTTGGCGGTCAAGGCGGTTGGGGTCAAGGTGGTTACGGAGGCGGATACGGTGGCGGTTACGGGCAAGGCGGTTACGGCGGTAGCTATGATGGCTACGGAGGAGGCTACGATTATTATGGCGGTGGGTACGGCGGCTATGGTGATTACGGCTACAGTGGATACG ACGGCTATGGCTATGGCGGTGGTAGTTACGATGGTGGCTACAGTGGTGGGCGCGGTGGTGCACGCGGTAAAG
- the LOC116433655 gene encoding uncharacterized protein LOC116433655, whose protein sequence is MKFVLAVCCISLMVVFTIAGVPLPQPGDDQSNLSKNCQIPKCPKVKSLDDQERVFTLPYPLDCLQYVECRGSDARVLPCPPDEVFDKNTFTCGPRDKVRCVPCYEEPPQ, encoded by the exons ATGAAATTCGTCCTGGCAGTATGTTGCATTTCTCTGATGGTAGTTTTTACCATTGCTGGCGTGCCACTACCACAACCAGGCGATGATCAGAGTAACCTGTCAAAGAATTGTCAAATTCCGAAGTGTCCAAAAGTGAAGAGTTTAGATGATCAAGAAAGAGTTTTCACTTTACCTTACCCTTTAGACTGTTTACAATATGTCGAGTGTAGAGGATCCGATGCTCGTGTCTTGCCTTGCCCACCTGATGAAGTCTTCGATAAG AACACTTTCACATGTGGGCCTCGCGATAAAGTGCGCTGCGTGCCCTGTTACGAAGAACCTCCTCAATGa
- the sqd gene encoding RNA-binding protein squid isoform X7 → MADQENKDFSEDIADQNFEQNGEAENGGGDAAENGQESQEDRSTGGNQDSLNDRKLFVGGLSWETTDKELRDHFGTYGDIESINVKTDPNTGRSRGFAFIVFAKAESLDKIMAAGEHVINNKKVDPKKAKARHGKIFVGGLSTELSDDDIKTFFSQFGTIVEVEMPFDKTKNQRKGFCFITFESEQVVNELLKTPKQTINGKEVDVKKATPKPDGMGGMRGGAGGRGGRGGRGGRGRGFGGQGGWGQGGYGGGYGGGYGQGGYGGSYDGYGGGYDYYGDGYGYGGGSYDGGYSGGRGGARGKGGSGYGGKQRGGGRQNQRHQPY, encoded by the exons atggccGATCAGGAGAACAAGGACTTCAGCGAAGATATCGCCGATCAAAACTTCGAGCAGAACGGCGAAGCAGAGAACGGCGGCGGGGACGCCGCAGAAAATGGCCAAGAGTCTCAAGAGGACAG ATCAACCGGTGGTAACCAGGATTCCTTGAATGATAG gaaattatTCGTTGGCGGATTAAGCTGGGAGACCACAGATA agGAATTACGCGATCACTTTGGGACATATGGAGACATTGAAAGTATCAATGTTAAAACGGACCCTAACACCGGCCGTTCACGAGGTTTTGCTTTCATTGTGTTCGCGAAAGCAGAATCACTCGATAAG ATCATGGCAGCTGGCGAACATGTAATCAACAATAAGAAAGTAGACCCTAAGAAGGCGAAGGCTAGGCATGGAAAAATCTTTGTCGGAGGTCTTTCAACGGAATTATCCGATGATGATATTAAGACTTTCTTTTCACAATTTGGAACC ATTGTCGAAGTAGAAATGCCATTCGATAAGACAAAGAACCAGAGGAAAGGGTTCTGCTTTATTACTTTCGAATCCGAACAAGTAgtaaatgaattattgaaaactcCCAAGCAAACGATAAATGGTAAAGAG GTCGATGTGAAGAAAGCCACACCTAAACCAGACGGCATGGGCGGTATGCGTGGCGGCGCTGGCGGACGAGGCGGACGTGGCGGAAGGGGTGGCAGAGGACGCGGTTTTGGCGGTCAAGGCGGTTGGGGTCAAGGTGGTTACGGAGGCGGATACGGTGGCGGTTACGGGCAAGGCGGTTACGGCGGTAGCTATGATGGCTACGGAGGAGGCTACGATTATTATGGCG ACGGCTATGGCTATGGCGGTGGTAGTTACGATGGTGGCTACAGTGGTGGGCGCGGTGGTGCACGCGGTAAAG
- the sqd gene encoding RNA-binding protein squid isoform X9: MADQENKDFSEDIADQNFEQNGEAENGGGDAAENGQESQEDRSTGGNQDSLNDRKLFVGGLSWETTDKELRDHFGTYGDIESINVKTDPNTGRSRGFAFIVFAKAESLDKIMAAGEHVINNKKVDPKKAKARHGKIFVGGLSTELSDDDIKTFFSQFGTIVEVEMPFDKTKNQRKGFCFITFESEQVVNELLKTPKQTINGKEVDVKKATPKPDGMGGMRGGAGGRGGRGGRGGRGRGFGGQGGWGQGGYGGGYGGGYGQGGYGGSYDGYGGGYDYYGGGYGGYGDYGYSGYGGSGYGGKQRGGGRQNQRHQPY, from the exons atggccGATCAGGAGAACAAGGACTTCAGCGAAGATATCGCCGATCAAAACTTCGAGCAGAACGGCGAAGCAGAGAACGGCGGCGGGGACGCCGCAGAAAATGGCCAAGAGTCTCAAGAGGACAG ATCAACCGGTGGTAACCAGGATTCCTTGAATGATAG gaaattatTCGTTGGCGGATTAAGCTGGGAGACCACAGATA agGAATTACGCGATCACTTTGGGACATATGGAGACATTGAAAGTATCAATGTTAAAACGGACCCTAACACCGGCCGTTCACGAGGTTTTGCTTTCATTGTGTTCGCGAAAGCAGAATCACTCGATAAG ATCATGGCAGCTGGCGAACATGTAATCAACAATAAGAAAGTAGACCCTAAGAAGGCGAAGGCTAGGCATGGAAAAATCTTTGTCGGAGGTCTTTCAACGGAATTATCCGATGATGATATTAAGACTTTCTTTTCACAATTTGGAACC ATTGTCGAAGTAGAAATGCCATTCGATAAGACAAAGAACCAGAGGAAAGGGTTCTGCTTTATTACTTTCGAATCCGAACAAGTAgtaaatgaattattgaaaactcCCAAGCAAACGATAAATGGTAAAGAG GTCGATGTGAAGAAAGCCACACCTAAACCAGACGGCATGGGCGGTATGCGTGGCGGCGCTGGCGGACGAGGCGGACGTGGCGGAAGGGGTGGCAGAGGACGCGGTTTTGGCGGTCAAGGCGGTTGGGGTCAAGGTGGTTACGGAGGCGGATACGGTGGCGGTTACGGGCAAGGCGGTTACGGCGGTAGCTATGATGGCTACGGAGGAGGCTACGATTATTATGGCGGTGGGTACGGCGGCTATGGTGATTACGGCTACAGTGGATACG
- the sqd gene encoding RNA-binding protein squid isoform X10, whose translation MADQENKDFSEDIADQNFEQNGEAENGGGDAAENGQESQEDRSTGGNQDSLNDRKLFVGGLSWETTDKELRDHFGTYGDIESINVKTDPNTGRSRGFAFIVFAKAESLDKIMAAGEHVINNKKVDPKKAKARHGKIFVGGLSTELSDDDIKTFFSQFGTIVEVEMPFDKTKNQRKGFCFITFESEQVVNELLKTPKQTINGKEVDVKKATPKPDGMGGMRGGAGGRGGRGGRGGRGRGFGGQGGWGQGGYGGGYGGGYGQGGYGGSYDGYGGGYDYYGGGSGYGGKQRGGGRQNQRHQPY comes from the exons atggccGATCAGGAGAACAAGGACTTCAGCGAAGATATCGCCGATCAAAACTTCGAGCAGAACGGCGAAGCAGAGAACGGCGGCGGGGACGCCGCAGAAAATGGCCAAGAGTCTCAAGAGGACAG ATCAACCGGTGGTAACCAGGATTCCTTGAATGATAG gaaattatTCGTTGGCGGATTAAGCTGGGAGACCACAGATA agGAATTACGCGATCACTTTGGGACATATGGAGACATTGAAAGTATCAATGTTAAAACGGACCCTAACACCGGCCGTTCACGAGGTTTTGCTTTCATTGTGTTCGCGAAAGCAGAATCACTCGATAAG ATCATGGCAGCTGGCGAACATGTAATCAACAATAAGAAAGTAGACCCTAAGAAGGCGAAGGCTAGGCATGGAAAAATCTTTGTCGGAGGTCTTTCAACGGAATTATCCGATGATGATATTAAGACTTTCTTTTCACAATTTGGAACC ATTGTCGAAGTAGAAATGCCATTCGATAAGACAAAGAACCAGAGGAAAGGGTTCTGCTTTATTACTTTCGAATCCGAACAAGTAgtaaatgaattattgaaaactcCCAAGCAAACGATAAATGGTAAAGAG GTCGATGTGAAGAAAGCCACACCTAAACCAGACGGCATGGGCGGTATGCGTGGCGGCGCTGGCGGACGAGGCGGACGTGGCGGAAGGGGTGGCAGAGGACGCGGTTTTGGCGGTCAAGGCGGTTGGGGTCAAGGTGGTTACGGAGGCGGATACGGTGGCGGTTACGGGCAAGGCGGTTACGGCGGTAGCTATGATGGCTACGGAGGAGGCTACGATTATTATGGCG